CAACACCCTCCTCGTGGCCGAGATGGTCGACACCGACGGCATGTTCGAGGCGAAGAACCTCATGCCGAGGTTCGACATCCCCGACGGCTACACCGAGGTCACCTGGTTCAAGGAGGAGGTCCGGGTCGGCATGGAGCGCCGTTTCCCGGGCGGTGTCCCCGAGGACCGGCAGAAGCAGGCCGAGTACGAGATGGACGTCATCATCCAGATGGGGTTCCCGGGCTACTTCCTCGTCGTCGCCGACTTCATCATGTGGGCCAAGAACAACGGCATCGCGGTCGGCCCCGGCCGAGGCTCCGCGGCCGGCTCGATCGTCGCCTACGCCATGGGCATCACCGACCTCGACCCGATCCCGCACGGCCTGATCTTCGAGCGGTTCCTCAACCCCGAGCGCGTCTCCATGCCCGATGTCGACATCGACTTCGACGAGCGCAGGCGCGTCGAGGTGATCAGGTACGTGACGGAGAAGTACGGCGCCGACAAGGTCGCCATGATCGGCACCTACGGCAAGATCAAGGCGAAGAACGCCATCAAGGACTCCGCGCGCGTGCTGGGCTACCCGTACGCGATGGGCGACCGCCTCACCAAGGCGATGCCCGCCGACGTCCTCGGCAAGGGCATCGACCTCGACGGCATCACCAACCCCTCGCACCCGCGCTACAGCGAGGCAGGCGAGATCCGCGGGATGTACGAGAACGAGCCGGACGTCAAGAAGGTCATCGACACCGCGAAGGGCGTCGAGGGCCTGGTCCGGCAGATGGGCGTGCACGCCGCCGGCGTGATCATGTCCAGCGAGCCCATCGTCGACCACGCCCCGATCTGGGTGCGGCACACCGACGGCGTCACCATCACGCAGTGGGACTACCCGCAGTGCGAGTCGCTCGGCCTGCTGAAGATGGACTTCCTCGGCCTGCGCAACCTGACGATCATGGACGACGCCAACAAGATGGTGAAGTCCAACAAGGGCATCGACCTCGACCTGCTCTCCCTGCCGCTCGATGACCCGACGACCTTCGAGCTGCTGCAGCGCGGTGACACCCTGGGCGTGTTCCAGTTCGACGGCGGACCGATGCGTTCGCTGCTGCGGCTGATGAAGCCCGACAACTTCGAAGACATCTCCGCCGTCTCCGCGCTGTACCGTCCGGGCCCGATGGGCATGGACTCGCACACCAACTACGCCCTGCGCAAGAACAAGCTCCAGGAGATCACCCCGATCCACAAGGAGCTGGAGGAGCCCCTCGAAGAGGTCCTGGCCGTCACCTACGGCCTGATCGTCTACCAGGAGCAGGTGCAGAAGGCCGCCCAGATCATCGCCGGGTACTCCCTCGGCGAGGCCGACATCCTGCGCCGCGTGATGGGCAAGAAGAAGCCCGACGAGCTGGCGAAGAACTTCGTCCTCTTCCAGAAGGGCGCCCGCGACAAGGGCTACAGCGACGAGGCCATCCAGGCCCTGTGGGACGTGCTGGTCCCCTTCGCCGGCTACGCGTTCAACAAGGCGCACTCCGCCGCGTACGGCCTGGTGTCGTACTGGACCGCCTACCTCAAGGCGAACCACCCCGCCGAGTACATGGCCGCGCTGCTGACCTCCGTCAAGGACGACAAGGACAAGTCGGCCGTCTACCTGAACGAGTGCCGGCGCATGGGCATCAAGGTGCTCCCGCCGAACGTCAACGAGTCGGTGCACAACTTCGCCGCCCAGGGCGACGACGTGATCCTGTTCGGCCTGGAGGCCGTGCGCAACGTCGGCACCAACGTCGTCGAGTCGATCATCAAGAGCCGCAAGGCGAAGGGCAAGTACGCCTCCTTCCCCGACTACCTCGACAAGGTCGACGCGACCGCGTGCAACAAGCGCACCACCGAATCGCTGATCAAGGCGGGCGCGTTCGACAGCCTGGGGCACACCCGCAAGGGCCTCACCGCGCACTTCGAGCCGATGATCGACAACGTGGTCGCGGTCAAGCGCAAGGAGGCCGAGGGCCAGTTCGACCTCTTCGGCGGCATGGGCGAGGAGGAGAGCAACGAGCCCGGCTTCGGGCTCGACGTGGTCTTCACCGAGGACGAGTGGGACAAGACCTATCTGCTCGCCCAGGAGCGGGAGATGCTCGGTCTGTACGTCTCCGACCACCCGCTCTTCGGCCTGGAGCACGTGCTGTCCGACAAGGCCGACGCGGGCATCGCCCAACTCACCGGCGGTGAGCACGCGGACGGCGCGGTCGTCACCATCGGCGGCATCATCTCGGGCCTCCAGCGCAAGATGACCAAGCAGGGCAACGCCTGGGCGATCGCCACCGTCGAGGACCTCGCCGGTTCCATCGAGTGCATGTTCTTCCCGGCGACGTACCAGCTCGTGTCGACCCAACTCGTCGAGGACGCCGTGGTGTTCGTCAAGGGCCGCCTCGACAAGCGCGAGGACGTGCCGCGGCTGGTCGCGATGGAGCTCCAGGTCCCCGACCTGTCCAACGCGGGCACCAACGCGCCGGTGATCCTGACCATCCCGGCCACTCGGGTCACCCCGCCGATGGTGAACCGCCTCGGTGAGATCCTCAGTCACCACAAGGGCGACAGCGAGGTCCGGATCAAGCTCCAGGGCCCGACGAAGACGACGGTCCTACGGCTGGACCGGCACCGGGTGAAGCCCGATCCGGCGCTGTTCGGTGACCTGAAGGTGCTGCTCGGACCGTCCTGTCTGGCCGGCTGAGCCAAGTCGTGCGAGAGGGGCGCACCCCGCGCGTGGGTGCGCCCCTCTTCGTGTGCCTGGGCCGCAACGGCCCGTCCTGCGGATGTCAGTTGTGGCCGAAGCGCTTCTGCTTGCCCTTGCGTGCCATGTCGGCGGGAGTCACCTGCGGCATGTGCTGCTCGGTCTGCGTCTCCATCGAGGAGTGCTGCGCCTGCTGCTGTGCACGCTCGGACTGCGGCTGCTTCCGGTCCTGCTTCTTGTTCTTGGCCATGGTGATCTGCCTCCTGTGGGGACTAGGGGCCAGGGCCGGGACCAGATTCACATAGGCTGATAAAGAACGCATTTCGGATAATTACCGTCTGTGACAGCGGTTGTCGGGGCGTGAGGCGTGGCGCGCCGAGGGCTCGATGCCCCGAAACGCCACGCCGAAGATCGAGTTCGGCCCGTTAACCCCCGCGCGGTCGGGCAGACTCGAAGGAAGCCCAAAGCAAACCTCCCGGGAAGAGGGTGAGTCGCGTGGACCGCTGCATCGTCCTGGTGGACGCCGGGTATCTGCTGGGGGCCGCCGCCAGCCTGCTCGCCGGGGAACCCTCCCGGTCCCGGATCACCGTCGACCACACCGCCCTCATCCAGGGGCTGCGCGAACGCGCCGAGTCCGACACCCAGCAGCCCCTGCTGCGGATCTACTGGTTCGACGGCGCCCCCGACCGCGTCCCCCAGCCCGAGCACCGCAGGCTGCGCGTGATGCCCCGGGTCACCGTCCGGCTGGGCGCACTCACCCGCAGCGACGGCCGCTGGGCGCAGAAGGGCGTGGACGCCGCGATGCACGCCGAGCTCACCGAGCTGGCCCGCAACCGCGCCTGCTCCGACGTGGTGCTGGTGACCGGGGACGGCGATCTCCTGCCGGGCATGATGGCCGCCAAGGAGCACGGCGTCGCCGTACATCTGTGGGCCGTGCAGGCCGCCGACGGTGACTACAACCAGTCCGAGGACCTGGTCGCCGAGGCCGACGAACGGCGCGTCCTGGACCGTACGTGGATCACCAAGGCCGTGCGCGCCAAGGAACTCACCGGGGTGTGCGCGCCACAGCCCGTGCCCCGGCCGGAGATCGCCGCGATCCTGTCCGCGCCGCTGCCCGACTCCGCGCTCGGCGCGGCGACCGAGCGGCCCCCGGCGGAGGTCGAGCACGCCACGCCCGTCGCCTCGGAGAACGGCACGCAGGAGCGCGTTCCGGCGCCCAAGGGCGTGCCCACGCCGAAGGACCTCGCCGCCCTGCGCGCCCCAGGCGTCCAGCCGGCCCAGCACCCGTCGAACGCGACGCTGCGCTGGTCCTCCGACAAAGGGTGGGTCGACCGGCCCGGTGTCGCGGCCGAGTCGGCCGAGGCCGCGTCCATGCCGACGCTGGCACAGCTGACCACCGCCGAGCAGCGCTGGGCCGACCGCGAGGAGGACATCACCACGGTCGGCGGCGACCCCTACGAGGTGGGGCAGGTCTTCGCGCGGCGGTGGATGGCGCGGCTCGGGGACCAGAGCCACTTCCAGCGGCTGTCCGGGATGTATCCGCGGATCCCGCACCGGATCGACGGCGAGCTGCTGCGCTACGCGGCCCGGTTCGGCCTCCTCGCGCACAAGGACGACCAGATCGACGAGCACGACCGGTACGCGATCCGGGCCGGGTTCTGGCGCGAGATCGACGTCCGCACGGCCGCGGAGCACGCGCCCGCCGGTGAGTGAGCCGGACGGGCGGCGGACGAGCCCGGCGCCGCCGGGCCACGCCGCGCGGCGAGCGGCTTTGTGGCGGTGAGCGGCCGATTTGTGCCGAGTCGCCGACCCGAGGGCGGATCGGGCTCGTGGACCCCGTAGTCTCGTCCCTTGTGAGTACGCGCGCGGCACAGGCATTTCGGCACGGTGGTGACGTCGTGTGTGCCGTGCGCGGGCTGACCAAGACCTACCCGGCGGTGCGTGCACGGCGCGGGGCGCCCGGCACTCCCGAGGTGCGCGCCACCGACGACGTACGGCTGGACATCCGGCGCGGCGAGATCTTCGGGCTGCTCGGCCCCAACGGCGCCGGCAAGACCACCCTCGTACGCCAGCTGACCGGGCTGATGCGGCCCGACGCCGGCAGCGTCGAGATCCTCGGGCACGACATCGTGCGCCACCCCGAGCGGGCCGCGCGCATCCTCGCCTACCTCGGGCAGGAGTCGACCGCCCTCGACGACCTGACCGTGTCGCTCGCCGCCGAGACGACCGGACGGCTGCGCGGCCTGGACGTACGCCAGGCCCGCGACGAACGGGACGCCGTGCTCGACGAGCTGGGCCTCGGACCGCTCGCCGGGCGGCCGATCAAGAAGCTGTCCGGCGGCCAGCGCCGGCTCGCCTGCTTCGCCGCCGCCCTGGTGGGGGAGCGGCCGCTGCTCGTGCTCGACGAGCCGACCACCGCGATGGACCCGGTGGCGCGGCGGGCCGTGTGGTCGGCCGTGGACCGCCGGCGGGCCGAGCACGGCACGACCGTCGTCCTCGTCACCCACAACGTCATCGAGGCCGAGACCGTGCTTGACCGGGTCGCCGTGCTCGACCGGGGCCACGTGATCGCCTGTGACACCCCGTCCGGGCTCAAGGAGCGCGTCGCCGGCGAGGTCCGGGTCGAGCTGCTGTGGCGGGACCGGGCGCCGCTGGACGTGCCCGAGGTCGCAGCCCTCCAGGACCGCGTCGTGGAGTCCGGCCGCCGCTGGACGCTGCGGCTCGCCCCCGAGGAGGCCCGCGCGGTCGTCGCCACTGTCACCGGCGGCGCCGCCTTCGCCGCGCTTGACGACTTCACGCTCGCCACGCCGAGCCTGGAGGACGTCTATCTGTCGCTGGGCGGGGCC
The DNA window shown above is from Streptomyces chartreusis and carries:
- the dnaE gene encoding DNA polymerase III subunit alpha encodes the protein MSKPPFTHLHVHTQYSLLDGAARLKDMFDACNEMGMTHIAMSDHGNLHGAYDFFHTAKKAGVTPIIGIEAYVAPESRRNKRKIQWGQPHQKRDDVSGSGGYTHKTMWAVNKTGLHNLFRLSSDAYAEGWLQKWPRMDKETISQWSEGIVASTGCPSGELQTRLRLGQYDEALKAAADYQDIFGKDRYFLELMDHGIEIEHRVRDGLLEIGKKLGIPPLVTNDSHYTYAHEATAHDALLCIQTGKNLSDPDRFRFDGTGYYLKSTDEMYAVDSSDAWQEGCANTLLVAEMVDTDGMFEAKNLMPRFDIPDGYTEVTWFKEEVRVGMERRFPGGVPEDRQKQAEYEMDVIIQMGFPGYFLVVADFIMWAKNNGIAVGPGRGSAAGSIVAYAMGITDLDPIPHGLIFERFLNPERVSMPDVDIDFDERRRVEVIRYVTEKYGADKVAMIGTYGKIKAKNAIKDSARVLGYPYAMGDRLTKAMPADVLGKGIDLDGITNPSHPRYSEAGEIRGMYENEPDVKKVIDTAKGVEGLVRQMGVHAAGVIMSSEPIVDHAPIWVRHTDGVTITQWDYPQCESLGLLKMDFLGLRNLTIMDDANKMVKSNKGIDLDLLSLPLDDPTTFELLQRGDTLGVFQFDGGPMRSLLRLMKPDNFEDISAVSALYRPGPMGMDSHTNYALRKNKLQEITPIHKELEEPLEEVLAVTYGLIVYQEQVQKAAQIIAGYSLGEADILRRVMGKKKPDELAKNFVLFQKGARDKGYSDEAIQALWDVLVPFAGYAFNKAHSAAYGLVSYWTAYLKANHPAEYMAALLTSVKDDKDKSAVYLNECRRMGIKVLPPNVNESVHNFAAQGDDVILFGLEAVRNVGTNVVESIIKSRKAKGKYASFPDYLDKVDATACNKRTTESLIKAGAFDSLGHTRKGLTAHFEPMIDNVVAVKRKEAEGQFDLFGGMGEEESNEPGFGLDVVFTEDEWDKTYLLAQEREMLGLYVSDHPLFGLEHVLSDKADAGIAQLTGGEHADGAVVTIGGIISGLQRKMTKQGNAWAIATVEDLAGSIECMFFPATYQLVSTQLVEDAVVFVKGRLDKREDVPRLVAMELQVPDLSNAGTNAPVILTIPATRVTPPMVNRLGEILSHHKGDSEVRIKLQGPTKTTVLRLDRHRVKPDPALFGDLKVLLGPSCLAG
- a CDS encoding NYN domain-containing protein, yielding MDRCIVLVDAGYLLGAAASLLAGEPSRSRITVDHTALIQGLRERAESDTQQPLLRIYWFDGAPDRVPQPEHRRLRVMPRVTVRLGALTRSDGRWAQKGVDAAMHAELTELARNRACSDVVLVTGDGDLLPGMMAAKEHGVAVHLWAVQAADGDYNQSEDLVAEADERRVLDRTWITKAVRAKELTGVCAPQPVPRPEIAAILSAPLPDSALGAATERPPAEVEHATPVASENGTQERVPAPKGVPTPKDLAALRAPGVQPAQHPSNATLRWSSDKGWVDRPGVAAESAEAASMPTLAQLTTAEQRWADREEDITTVGGDPYEVGQVFARRWMARLGDQSHFQRLSGMYPRIPHRIDGELLRYAARFGLLAHKDDQIDEHDRYAIRAGFWREIDVRTAAEHAPAGE
- a CDS encoding ABC transporter ATP-binding protein, whose protein sequence is MCAVRGLTKTYPAVRARRGAPGTPEVRATDDVRLDIRRGEIFGLLGPNGAGKTTLVRQLTGLMRPDAGSVEILGHDIVRHPERAARILAYLGQESTALDDLTVSLAAETTGRLRGLDVRQARDERDAVLDELGLGPLAGRPIKKLSGGQRRLACFAAALVGERPLLVLDEPTTAMDPVARRAVWSAVDRRRAEHGTTVVLVTHNVIEAETVLDRVAVLDRGHVIACDTPSGLKERVAGEVRVELLWRDRAPLDVPEVAALQDRVVESGRRWTLRLAPEEARAVVATVTGGAAFAALDDFTLATPSLEDVYLSLGGAAQQGLVKA